A genome region from Crossiella equi includes the following:
- a CDS encoding LacI family DNA-binding transcriptional regulator yields MTGRARKTKLADVAAEAGVSISTVSRVFSNPELLSPETVRNVREVAARLRYSANPVARALRAGDSPYLGVVVPDISNPYMTMLLKAAQQRSRARGLGVFVADTDDAADIERQVCEQFARQTRGILLCAPRMSVSHIREIADMIPVMLVNRPVDGIPCVYTDSAASVAELVDRLCGLGHTKIAYLPGPTGSWANKVRARAVADQARKRGAEFVKLAPTAARLEDGVAAARAVVDQGASAVVAFDDVLAAGLIEGFRQLKLSVPRDVSVAGHDDVMAGLVQPGLTTISGGSVRVAQLAVDRLLAEAEPGSAPDLGHLGVDTEVVWRASIGKPRA; encoded by the coding sequence ATGACCGGCCGCGCGCGCAAGACCAAGCTCGCCGACGTGGCCGCCGAGGCCGGGGTGTCCATCTCCACGGTGTCCCGGGTGTTCTCCAACCCGGAGCTGCTCTCGCCGGAGACCGTGCGCAACGTGCGCGAGGTCGCGGCGCGGCTGCGGTACAGCGCCAACCCGGTGGCGCGGGCGCTGCGGGCGGGTGACTCGCCGTACCTGGGCGTGGTGGTGCCCGACATCAGCAACCCGTACATGACGATGCTGCTCAAGGCCGCCCAGCAGCGGTCGCGGGCGCGCGGGCTCGGGGTGTTCGTCGCCGACACCGACGACGCGGCCGACATCGAGCGCCAGGTGTGCGAGCAGTTCGCCCGCCAGACGCGCGGCATCCTGCTGTGCGCGCCCCGGATGAGCGTCTCGCACATCCGGGAGATCGCGGACATGATCCCGGTCATGCTGGTCAACCGGCCGGTGGACGGCATCCCCTGCGTGTACACCGACTCCGCGGCCTCGGTGGCCGAGCTGGTGGACCGGCTGTGCGGGCTCGGGCACACGAAGATCGCCTACCTGCCGGGGCCGACCGGGTCCTGGGCCAACAAGGTGCGGGCCCGCGCGGTCGCCGACCAGGCGCGCAAGCGCGGGGCGGAGTTCGTCAAGCTCGCCCCGACCGCGGCGCGGCTGGAGGACGGCGTGGCGGCCGCCCGCGCGGTCGTGGACCAGGGCGCGTCCGCGGTGGTGGCCTTCGACGACGTGCTCGCCGCCGGGCTGATCGAGGGCTTCCGGCAGCTCAAGCTCTCGGTCCCGCGTGATGTCAGCGTGGCCGGGCACGACGACGTGATGGCGGGTCTGGTCCAGCCGGGGCTGACCACCATCTCGGGCGGCAGCGTGCGCGTGGCGCAGCTGGCCGTCGACCGGCTGCTCGCCGAGGCCGAACCGGGCAGCGCACCGGACCTGGGCCACCTCGGGGTGGACACCGAGGTCGTCTGGCGCGCCAGCATCGGCAAGCCCCGGGCCTGA
- a CDS encoding LamG domain-containing protein, with protein sequence MRRSPLLPAVALLAACLSPTAAAHPRACGYDATVLADSPVAYWRMDGGSREPDLSGHGHTGVYAGGRAPAVLPNGERAADFDGATGYLEVADHPSLSPATTGELTLEAWLRPDVLEFPNTEGSGYVHWLGKGAPGQHEYVARMYAKTNTEDRPNRVSGYAFNPSGGLGAGSYFQDALTAGRWIHYVLVINARVRTPEYPHGYTKVYRDGVLRDQDHLVIRDVVITPVDGTAPLRVGTRDFGSWFAGAVGKVAVYGHELSAARVAAHTAAMPSCARGQSCTATKRSSEV encoded by the coding sequence ATGCGACGTTCCCCCCTTCTCCCCGCGGTGGCCTTGCTGGCCGCCTGCCTCTCCCCCACCGCCGCCGCCCACCCCCGGGCCTGCGGTTACGACGCGACCGTGCTCGCCGACTCCCCCGTCGCCTACTGGCGGATGGACGGCGGTTCGCGGGAGCCCGACCTCAGCGGCCACGGCCACACCGGCGTCTACGCGGGCGGCCGGGCACCGGCGGTACTGCCCAACGGCGAGCGGGCCGCGGACTTCGACGGCGCCACCGGCTACCTGGAGGTCGCCGACCACCCGTCCCTGAGCCCGGCCACCACCGGCGAGCTCACCCTGGAGGCCTGGCTGCGGCCGGACGTGCTGGAGTTCCCGAACACCGAGGGCTCGGGCTACGTGCACTGGCTGGGCAAGGGCGCGCCGGGCCAGCACGAGTACGTGGCCCGGATGTACGCCAAGACCAACACCGAGGACCGCCCGAACCGCGTCTCCGGCTACGCCTTCAACCCCTCGGGCGGCCTGGGCGCGGGCTCCTACTTCCAGGACGCGCTCACCGCCGGGCGGTGGATCCACTACGTGCTGGTGATCAACGCCCGGGTCCGCACACCCGAGTACCCGCACGGTTACACCAAGGTCTACCGGGACGGTGTGCTGCGCGACCAGGACCACCTGGTGATCCGGGACGTGGTGATCACCCCGGTGGACGGCACCGCACCGCTGCGCGTGGGGACCCGGGACTTCGGGTCCTGGTTCGCCGGGGCGGTGGGGAAGGTCGCGGTGTACGGGCACGAGCTGTCGGCCGCACGGGTGGCCGCGCACACCGCGGCCATGCCCTCGTGCGCCCGGGGTCAGTCGTGCACCGCCACGAAGCGCAGCTCCGAGGTGTAG
- a CDS encoding amino acid adenylation domain-containing protein has protein sequence MITTILAHPASAPAIRTPAAVVTYGELATRITVLAHRLAARGLGPERVCALAVPRGVDAVVAMAAVLHTGAAFLSLDVEAPPARLSAMATSAEAEFLLTTTGVTLDLALPRLDLDTPDPAWAPLPPVRPNALAYVSHTSGSTGTPNAVQIERRSLESYLDFLVADYGLGPHTTCLQLAPQGYDASIRDTLAPLVAGGQLVLVPRSALLRPKEFAEVLTTHGVNTILSTTPSFLTAMSEVDLSRLSLVVSSGESLRPFLAAGGRGRVGGTLVNQYGPTECTMTTTRYRVPHNPDLSADRIGTPIDGAEIHLLDPRGDEVPDGTPGEIHIGGVGVARGYANNPELTATRFHPTTNTRLYRTGDQARRLPDGTLEYLGRLDRQVKIRGYRVDPGEVEAALLRHPAITGAVVTAPVDDRGRVHLVAHITGGENTPDPALRAHLAESLPPHLMPRRFSRLAELPRTPTGKADRKLLTGEAATAPLTAAVLGSTPPAASPEPVR, from the coding sequence ATGATCACCACGATCCTGGCCCACCCCGCCAGCGCCCCGGCGATCCGCACCCCGGCCGCGGTGGTGACCTACGGCGAGCTGGCCACGCGCATCACGGTCCTGGCCCACCGCCTCGCCGCCCGGGGCCTGGGCCCGGAACGGGTCTGCGCCCTGGCTGTCCCGCGCGGTGTGGACGCGGTGGTGGCGATGGCGGCGGTCCTGCACACGGGCGCGGCCTTCCTCTCCCTGGACGTGGAGGCCCCACCGGCCCGCCTGTCCGCGATGGCCACGAGCGCGGAAGCGGAGTTCCTGCTCACCACAACCGGGGTGACCCTGGACCTGGCGTTGCCGCGCCTGGACCTGGACACCCCGGACCCGGCCTGGGCCCCGCTGCCCCCGGTCCGTCCGAACGCCCTGGCCTACGTGAGCCACACCTCGGGCTCGACGGGCACCCCGAACGCGGTCCAGATCGAACGCCGGAGCCTGGAGTCCTACCTGGACTTCCTGGTCGCCGACTACGGCCTGGGCCCGCACACGACCTGCCTCCAGCTGGCACCGCAGGGCTACGACGCCTCGATCCGCGACACCCTGGCCCCCCTGGTGGCAGGCGGCCAGCTGGTCCTGGTCCCGCGCTCGGCCCTGCTGCGCCCGAAGGAGTTCGCCGAGGTCCTGACCACCCACGGCGTCAACACGATCCTGAGCACCACCCCGTCCTTCCTGACGGCGATGTCCGAAGTGGACCTGAGCCGGTTGTCCCTGGTGGTCTCCAGCGGCGAGTCCCTGCGCCCCTTCCTGGCCGCGGGTGGCCGCGGCCGGGTGGGCGGCACCCTGGTCAACCAGTACGGCCCGACCGAGTGCACGATGACCACAACCCGCTACCGGGTACCGCACAACCCGGACCTGTCGGCGGACCGCATCGGCACCCCGATCGACGGCGCGGAGATCCACCTCCTGGACCCGCGGGGCGATGAAGTCCCGGACGGCACCCCAGGCGAGATCCACATCGGCGGCGTGGGCGTGGCAAGGGGCTACGCGAACAACCCGGAACTGACCGCAACGCGCTTCCACCCGACCACGAACACCCGCCTCTACCGAACCGGCGACCAGGCCCGCCGCCTCCCCGACGGCACCCTGGAGTACCTCGGCCGCCTGGACCGCCAGGTCAAGATCCGGGGCTACCGGGTCGACCCGGGCGAGGTCGAAGCGGCCCTGCTCCGCCACCCGGCGATCACGGGCGCGGTGGTCACGGCCCCGGTGGACGACCGGGGCCGGGTCCACCTGGTCGCCCACATCACGGGCGGCGAGAACACCCCCGACCCGGCGCTGCGGGCCCACCTGGCGGAGTCCCTGCCGCCGCACCTCATGCCGCGCCGGTTCTCCCGGCTGGCGGAGCTGCCGCGCACGCCGACGGGCAAGGCCGACCGGAAGCTGTTGACCGGCGAGGCCGCCACCGCACCCCTCACGGCCGCCGTGCTGGGCAGTACCCCGCCCGCCGCCTCCCCGGAGCCCGTCCGATGA
- a CDS encoding threonine ammonia-lyase, producing MTIPAPALSLGREDVLRAAERLTGEVRWTPLVRLTPGLLAKPEHLQHSGSFKFRGAVNAFHALRPSAVVCGSSGNHGIAVATLGARTGVPVTVVMAEDASPRKADLIHGLGAAVVRVPGGVAERDRQARKIAQRCGALLLPSSDHELVVAGAGTVALEVLAEQPRVETLFVPVGGGGLLAGSCLAAHGQGVRVVGVEPAEAPRYARSLALGRPVLVPPCLTIADGLRGQRPGEVILPIVRQCVDDLVTVTDEEVLDALELLRHHGIPAEPSGAVALAGALRTGWTGLATAVVSGGNTTTRKAVR from the coding sequence ATGACCATCCCCGCCCCGGCCCTCTCCCTGGGCCGCGAAGACGTCCTGCGGGCCGCCGAGCGGCTGACCGGCGAGGTTCGCTGGACCCCGCTCGTCCGGCTCACCCCCGGCCTCCTGGCCAAGCCCGAGCACCTCCAGCACAGCGGTTCCTTCAAGTTCCGCGGGGCCGTCAACGCCTTCCACGCCCTCCGGCCCTCGGCCGTGGTGTGCGGCTCGTCCGGCAACCACGGCATCGCCGTCGCCACCCTCGGGGCCCGCACCGGGGTGCCCGTCACCGTCGTCATGGCCGAGGACGCCAGCCCGCGCAAGGCCGATCTGATCCACGGCCTGGGGGCGGCGGTCGTGCGGGTGCCCGGTGGGGTGGCCGAGCGGGACCGGCAGGCCCGGAAGATCGCCCAGCGGTGCGGGGCGCTGCTGCTGCCCTCCTCCGACCACGAGCTGGTCGTGGCCGGGGCCGGGACCGTGGCCCTGGAGGTGCTGGCCGAGCAGCCCCGGGTGGAGACCCTGTTCGTTCCCGTCGGCGGGGGCGGGCTGCTCGCCGGGAGCTGTCTCGCCGCCCACGGCCAGGGGGTCCGGGTCGTGGGGGTCGAGCCCGCCGAGGCGCCCCGGTACGCCCGCTCGCTCGCGCTCGGGCGGCCCGTGCTCGTGCCGCCCTGCCTGACCATCGCCGACGGGCTGCGCGGGCAGCGGCCCGGCGAGGTCATCCTGCCGATCGTGCGGCAGTGCGTCGACGACCTCGTCACGGTGACCGACGAGGAGGTCCTCGACGCCCTGGAACTCCTGCGCCACCACGGTATCCCCGCCGAACCCAGCGGGGCCGTCGCCCTGGCCGGTGCCCTGCGCACCGGATGGACCGGGCTCGCCACCGCCGTCGTCAGCGGCGGCAACACCACTACCCGAAAGGCTGTCCGATGA
- a CDS encoding NAD-dependent epimerase/dehydratase family protein: protein MRTIPFPAVPDSEEALEDLLSTPLPGVGEDLAAVSGDLVLLGAGGKIGPTMAVMAQRALAAAGSAATVHAVSRWSEPAVRESLERQGVRTHSAELGDPAAYASLPEAAGVFFLAAMKFGTTGAEPRMWWTNAAVPALVADRYRGVPTVVYSSGNVYPFTPLAHGGCTELDEPRPHGEYAQSCLARERVFAAAGERWGTPTLMFRLNYACELRYGVIADIAARIAQGHPVDVTMPAVNVVWQRDVSAWALRAIGLAHPEAPVLNATGPETVPVRRIALLLAEAMGREVEFTGVEAPDALLNDSGECFARFGYPSLAARTLVDWTARWVGGGGRQLGKATKFEQRQGRY, encoded by the coding sequence ATGCGCACCATTCCCTTCCCAGCCGTGCCCGACAGCGAGGAGGCGTTGGAGGACCTGCTGTCCACCCCGCTGCCCGGGGTCGGCGAGGACCTCGCGGCGGTCTCCGGTGACCTGGTGCTGCTCGGCGCCGGGGGCAAGATCGGGCCGACCATGGCGGTGATGGCCCAGCGCGCGCTGGCCGCCGCCGGGTCGGCCGCGACCGTGCACGCGGTGTCCCGGTGGTCCGAGCCCGCGGTGCGGGAGTCCCTGGAACGGCAAGGGGTTCGCACGCACAGTGCGGAGCTGGGCGATCCGGCCGCGTACGCGTCGCTGCCGGAGGCGGCCGGGGTGTTCTTCCTGGCCGCGATGAAGTTCGGGACCACCGGCGCCGAGCCCCGCATGTGGTGGACCAACGCGGCGGTGCCCGCCCTGGTCGCCGACCGCTACCGGGGTGTGCCGACCGTGGTGTACTCCAGCGGCAACGTCTACCCGTTCACCCCGCTGGCGCACGGCGGCTGCACGGAGCTGGACGAGCCGCGCCCGCACGGCGAGTACGCGCAGTCCTGCCTGGCGCGCGAGCGGGTGTTCGCGGCCGCGGGCGAGCGCTGGGGCACGCCGACGCTGATGTTCCGCCTGAACTACGCGTGCGAGCTGCGCTACGGCGTCATCGCCGACATCGCCGCCCGGATCGCGCAGGGGCACCCGGTCGACGTCACGATGCCCGCGGTGAACGTGGTGTGGCAGCGCGATGTGAGCGCGTGGGCGCTGCGCGCCATCGGGCTGGCGCACCCCGAGGCGCCCGTGCTCAACGCGACCGGCCCCGAGACGGTCCCGGTGCGCCGCATCGCCCTGCTGCTGGCCGAGGCCATGGGCCGGGAGGTCGAGTTCACCGGCGTGGAGGCCCCGGACGCGCTGCTCAACGACTCGGGCGAGTGCTTCGCCCGGTTCGGCTACCCGAGTCTGGCCGCGCGCACGCTCGTCGACTGGACCGCGCGCTGGGTGGGCGGCGGCGGTCGGCAGCTGGGCAAGGCGACCAAGTTCGAGCAGCGGCAGGGGCGGTACTGA
- a CDS encoding lantibiotic dehydratase gives MVHLDGTWRLWEQFGLRGPGFPAGGVLRLAPDGLAEAADKFEECSGPEWAEFTRHYEEAAVSVAHELQDIAARPDFRAAVAWQNRPVLASGITPFLNWAPTAAGRTSMPRQREELVAHYWQRFCVKNDTIGFFGPVGWGRWDLHGPDLAVRPGDRLIDESTVYFASWALDTLARTLAPGLRQWIAPRRVPFVHCGPDAVTVPARPPQPVTAQQQRLLALCDGTRSARALTEVDPEAETVLAELEKRRWITWRLDIPAGAHPERWLRDWLGTVDDPATREHAVAALDLLERGRDRVAAARDADELVAALTALEQDFTALTDTAAVREKSASTAPCRAVVYSDCRRTAQATTGPAVLAALAPLPLLLTSATWLTQELAARVLAKADAVFDELGPVNLAEFWFACMPILHGQAATDAAELQTEFQRRWHDILQPDGATRVHRTTAALAERVAEAFGTPTPGWTAARYLSPDVLIAAPDEQAVARGDFSLVLGELHVASNTLGASLFVHQHPDQSQLLAATSTDHPGPRLLPVLAKEHRSRLSARIRQTLVRPQDLYVALADNTTDPHRDRTVPSADIRVQRRDHGLVAVLPDGAEFPVADVFSHVLTTLAMDLFRPFPDAAHTPRVTIDKLVVARESWRFRAAGITAAEDKQEARRFVRLRQWRAAHELPRFAFITSPTEPRPFFVDFDSPVYLNILAKAIRRLARKDEQGEIQVTEMLPTPEHAWLTDHEGGRYTSELRFVAVHD, from the coding sequence GTGGTGCACCTTGACGGTACCTGGCGCCTGTGGGAGCAGTTCGGCCTGCGCGGCCCGGGGTTCCCCGCCGGAGGGGTGCTCCGGCTCGCCCCCGACGGCCTCGCCGAGGCCGCGGACAAGTTCGAGGAGTGCTCCGGCCCGGAGTGGGCGGAGTTCACCCGGCACTACGAGGAGGCGGCCGTCTCGGTCGCGCACGAGCTACAGGACATCGCCGCGCGCCCGGACTTCCGGGCCGCGGTGGCCTGGCAGAACCGGCCCGTGCTGGCCTCCGGCATCACCCCGTTCCTGAACTGGGCACCGACCGCCGCCGGGCGCACCAGCATGCCCCGGCAGCGCGAGGAGCTGGTCGCGCACTACTGGCAGCGCTTCTGCGTCAAGAACGACACCATCGGCTTCTTCGGTCCCGTCGGCTGGGGCCGCTGGGACCTGCACGGCCCCGACCTGGCCGTGCGGCCAGGGGACCGCCTCATCGACGAGTCCACCGTCTACTTCGCCAGCTGGGCCCTGGACACCCTCGCCCGTACGCTCGCCCCCGGCCTGCGGCAGTGGATCGCCCCCCGCCGCGTGCCCTTCGTCCACTGTGGACCTGACGCGGTCACCGTGCCCGCCCGGCCGCCGCAGCCGGTCACGGCACAACAGCAGCGCCTCCTGGCCCTGTGCGACGGCACCCGCTCCGCCCGCGCGCTCACCGAGGTCGACCCGGAGGCCGAGACCGTCCTCGCCGAGCTGGAGAAGCGCCGCTGGATCACCTGGCGCCTGGACATCCCGGCGGGCGCCCACCCCGAGCGCTGGCTGCGCGACTGGCTGGGCACCGTCGACGACCCCGCCACCCGGGAGCACGCCGTCGCCGCCCTGGACCTGCTGGAACGCGGCCGTGACCGCGTGGCCGCCGCGCGGGACGCGGACGAGCTGGTCGCCGCCCTGACCGCGCTGGAACAGGACTTCACCGCCCTCACCGACACCGCGGCCGTCCGGGAGAAGTCCGCCTCGACGGCCCCGTGCCGCGCGGTGGTCTACTCCGACTGCCGCCGCACCGCCCAGGCCACCACCGGCCCGGCGGTCCTGGCCGCCCTGGCACCACTGCCGCTGCTGCTGACCAGCGCCACCTGGCTGACCCAGGAGCTGGCCGCGCGGGTCCTGGCCAAGGCCGACGCGGTCTTCGACGAGCTCGGACCGGTCAACCTGGCCGAGTTCTGGTTCGCCTGCATGCCGATCCTGCACGGCCAGGCCGCCACCGACGCCGCCGAGCTGCAAACCGAGTTCCAGCGCCGCTGGCACGACATCCTCCAGCCCGACGGCGCCACCCGCGTGCACCGCACCACCGCCGCCCTGGCCGAACGCGTGGCCGAGGCCTTCGGCACCCCCACCCCGGGCTGGACGGCGGCGCGCTACCTCAGCCCGGACGTCCTCATCGCCGCCCCGGACGAGCAGGCGGTGGCCCGGGGTGACTTCAGCCTGGTCCTGGGTGAGCTGCACGTGGCCAGCAACACCCTGGGCGCCTCCCTGTTCGTGCACCAGCACCCGGACCAGTCGCAGCTCCTGGCGGCCACCAGCACCGACCACCCGGGCCCGCGCCTGCTCCCGGTACTGGCCAAGGAACACCGCTCCCGCCTGTCCGCACGCATCCGCCAGACCCTGGTGCGCCCGCAGGACCTCTACGTGGCGCTGGCCGACAACACCACCGACCCGCACCGCGACCGCACCGTGCCGAGCGCGGACATCCGGGTCCAGCGCCGGGACCACGGCCTGGTGGCGGTCCTGCCGGACGGCGCGGAGTTCCCGGTGGCCGACGTCTTCTCCCACGTGCTCACCACCCTGGCCATGGACCTGTTCCGCCCCTTCCCGGACGCCGCCCACACCCCGCGCGTGACCATCGACAAACTGGTCGTGGCCCGGGAGTCCTGGCGCTTCCGCGCGGCCGGCATCACGGCCGCCGAGGACAAGCAGGAAGCACGCCGTTTCGTACGGCTGCGCCAGTGGCGGGCCGCGCACGAGCTCCCGCGCTTCGCCTTCATCACCTCGCCGACCGAACCCCGCCCGTTCTTCGTGGACTTCGACAGCCCGGTGTACCTCAACATCCTGGCCAAGGCGATCCGCAGGCTGGCCCGCAAGGACGAGCAGGGCGAGATCCAGGTGACCGAGATGCTGCCGACCCCCGAACACGCCTGGCTGACTGACCACGAAGGAGGCCGCTACACCTCGGAGCTGCGCTTCGTGGCGGTGCACGACTGA
- a CDS encoding phosphopantetheine-binding protein, whose translation MNDVTELIAGIYRETLNDDALHTESDFFEAGGDSLAAFQITARIQEALGVEVPVALVFAYPSPVDLASVVELDTAGV comes from the coding sequence ATGAACGACGTGACCGAGCTGATCGCCGGGATCTACCGCGAGACCCTCAACGACGACGCCCTGCACACCGAGAGCGACTTCTTCGAGGCCGGGGGCGACTCGCTGGCCGCGTTCCAGATCACCGCCCGCATCCAGGAGGCCCTCGGGGTGGAGGTGCCCGTGGCCCTGGTGTTCGCCTACCCCAGCCCGGTGGACCTGGCGTCGGTGGTCGAGCTCGACACGGCCGGGGTGTGA
- a CDS encoding Gfo/Idh/MocA family protein: MNTTVLAGAGGYGLRHLRELLSLRDRVELVGLVDPSPSEQARRLAPGCPWYPSLAEALAARPVDSVVIATPPHTHFDLARTAIGAGSSVYLEKPPVTLLRDLDELAALPARRVEVGFQQARTTVEALHRGWLALGAPEVEWIAAYGALSRPERYYHRGRWAGEWFLDGQAVLDGPLFNPLAHVVQAALLFARRVQPSWAPARVTAECFQARRIGGDDTSALRVTCARGLSVLAVGTTATDVVVPPAVLVRTAAGELHVTDGGRRVLANVPVLPAPEPVPALHRAVTDPRGEADPLLSLASARDFVLTANAAVQVARTPSPVPATPRPSTRDGLPVVQVDGLGRLVSACARRGALLSEVDPAWAGSARSLLLDGYAGLVHPELALA, from the coding sequence ATGAACACCACCGTTCTGGCAGGCGCGGGCGGGTACGGGCTGCGGCACCTGCGCGAGCTGCTGTCGCTGCGGGACCGGGTCGAGCTGGTGGGCCTGGTCGACCCCAGCCCGTCCGAACAGGCGCGGCGGCTCGCACCCGGCTGCCCCTGGTACCCGAGCCTGGCCGAGGCGCTGGCCGCGCGGCCGGTGGACTCGGTCGTGATCGCCACGCCCCCGCACACGCACTTCGACCTGGCCCGCACCGCGATCGGCGCCGGATCGTCGGTGTACCTGGAGAAACCGCCCGTGACGCTGCTGCGCGACCTCGACGAGCTGGCCGCGCTGCCCGCGCGGCGGGTCGAGGTCGGCTTCCAGCAGGCCCGCACCACGGTGGAGGCGCTGCACCGGGGCTGGCTGGCCCTGGGCGCCCCGGAGGTCGAGTGGATCGCGGCCTACGGCGCGCTGTCCCGGCCGGAGCGGTACTACCACCGCGGCCGGTGGGCGGGCGAGTGGTTCCTGGACGGGCAGGCGGTGCTGGACGGGCCGCTGTTCAACCCGCTGGCGCACGTGGTCCAGGCCGCGCTGCTGTTCGCCCGGCGGGTCCAGCCGTCCTGGGCACCGGCTCGGGTGACCGCGGAGTGCTTCCAGGCGCGGCGGATCGGCGGGGACGACACCTCCGCGCTGCGCGTCACCTGCGCCCGGGGGCTGTCCGTGCTCGCGGTGGGCACCACGGCCACGGATGTGGTGGTACCGCCGGCGGTGCTGGTGCGCACGGCCGCGGGCGAGCTGCACGTCACCGACGGCGGGCGGCGGGTTCTCGCCAACGTCCCGGTACTGCCCGCCCCCGAGCCGGTGCCCGCGCTGCACCGGGCGGTCACCGACCCCCGGGGCGAGGCGGACCCGCTGCTCTCGCTGGCCTCGGCCCGGGACTTCGTGCTCACCGCCAACGCGGCGGTGCAGGTGGCACGCACCCCGAGCCCGGTGCCCGCCACCCCTCGACCGTCCACTCGGGACGGTCTGCCGGTGGTGCAGGTCGACGGTCTGGGAAGGCTGGTCAGCGCGTGTGCGCGCCGCGGTGCGCTGCTGTCCGAGGTGGACCCGGCGTGGGCGGGTTCGGCCCGCTCGCTGCTCCTCGACGGGTACGCTGGCCTCGTGCACCCCGAACTGGCCCTCGCATGA
- a CDS encoding dihydrodipicolinate synthase family protein: MTVSVSARLLAGVAIPAHPLALTAGGALDERAQRALTRYYLAAGADGLAVGVHTTQFDLHTDPGRYAHVLGLASALATGQALLVAGVVGDTAQAVREASQAAEAGYHAVLLCPYGMADPGPEALLERARAVGEVLPTIGFALQEAVGGRALPRSYWRRLFDLGSVAGVKAAPFDRYRTNDIARALVEHDRWAEIALLTGNDDAIVADLVTPWRAVVGGAERVLRVSGGLLGQWAVGTRAAVALRRVAARECRAGSVSTRTLETGCDLVEVNAAVFDVAHRFAGCVAGVNEVLRQQGLLTSAACLSPAERLSPGQADLIAEVRRRFPTLLDEDFVAAHRDDWLS, translated from the coding sequence ATGACGGTCTCGGTCTCGGCACGGCTGCTCGCCGGGGTGGCGATCCCCGCGCACCCGCTCGCGCTCACCGCCGGGGGCGCCCTCGACGAACGGGCGCAGCGCGCGCTCACCCGCTACTACCTGGCGGCGGGGGCCGACGGGCTCGCGGTCGGGGTGCACACCACGCAGTTCGACCTGCACACCGATCCCGGGCGGTACGCGCACGTGCTCGGGCTCGCCTCGGCACTCGCGACCGGGCAGGCCCTCCTGGTCGCCGGGGTCGTCGGGGACACCGCCCAGGCGGTGCGCGAGGCCTCGCAGGCCGCCGAGGCGGGCTACCACGCGGTGCTGCTGTGCCCGTACGGCATGGCCGACCCCGGCCCCGAGGCACTGCTGGAGCGGGCGCGCGCGGTGGGCGAGGTGCTGCCCACCATCGGGTTCGCGCTCCAGGAGGCCGTCGGCGGGCGGGCGCTGCCCCGGTCGTACTGGCGGCGGCTGTTCGACCTGGGTTCGGTGGCCGGGGTGAAGGCCGCGCCGTTCGACCGGTACCGCACCAACGACATCGCGCGGGCCCTGGTCGAGCACGACCGGTGGGCGGAGATCGCGCTGCTCACCGGCAACGACGACGCGATCGTGGCCGACCTGGTGACGCCCTGGCGGGCCGTGGTCGGCGGGGCCGAACGGGTGCTGCGGGTCTCCGGCGGGCTGCTCGGGCAGTGGGCGGTCGGGACGCGGGCGGCCGTGGCGCTCCGGCGGGTGGCCGCGAGGGAGTGCCGGGCGGGCTCGGTGAGCACCCGGACGCTGGAAACCGGCTGCGACCTCGTTGAGGTGAACGCGGCGGTGTTCGACGTCGCGCACCGCTTCGCCGGGTGCGTGGCCGGGGTGAACGAGGTGCTGCGCCAGCAGGGCCTGCTCACCTCGGCGGCCTGCCTGTCCCCGGCGGAACGGCTCTCGCCCGGCCAGGCGGACCTGATCGCCGAGGTCCGGCGGCGCTTCCCCACCCTGCTCGACGAGGACTTCGTCGCGGCGCACCGAGACGACTGGCTCAGCTGA